Below is a genomic region from Procambarus clarkii isolate CNS0578487 chromosome 63, FALCON_Pclarkii_2.0, whole genome shotgun sequence.
ggcaccaacacccgctggggcaccaacacccgctggggcaccaacacccgctggggcactaacacccgcgggggcactaacacccgctgggacaccaacacccgctggggcaccaacccccgctggggcaccaacacccgctggggcactaacacccgctggggcactaacacccgctggggcactaacacccgctggggcaccaacccccgctggggcaccaacacccgctggggcactaacacccgctggggcactaacacccgctggggcactaacacccgctggggcactaacacccgctggggcaccaacccccgctggggcactaacacccgctggggcaccaaccctcgctggggcactaacacccgctggggcaccaacacccgctggagcactaacacccgctggggcactaacacccgctggggcaacaacccccgctggggcaccaacacccgctggggcactaacacccgctagggcaccaacacccgctggggcactaacacccgctggggcactaacacccgctggggcaccaaccctcgctggggcaccaacacccgcaggagcactaacacccgctggggcactaacacccgctggggcaccaacccccgctggggcaccaacacccactggggcactaacacccgctggggcaccaacacccgctggggcactaacacccgctggggcactagcacccgctggggcaccaacccccgctggggcaccaacacccgctggggcactaacacccgctggggcactaacacccgctggggcactaacacccgctggggcaccaacacccgcaggggcactaacacccgctgggacactaacacccgctggggcactaacacccgctggggcaccaacccacgctgtgccaccaacacccgctgggacaccaacacccgctggggcaccaaccctcCCTGGGGcgctaacacccgctggggcaccaacacccgctggggcactaacacccgctgtggcaccaacacccgctggggcaccaactccCGCTAAGGGGAACCAATCCTCGCTGGGGCattaacacccgctggggcaccaacaccggctTGGGCCCCAACACCGGCTGGGGCCCCAACACcggctggggcactaacacccgctggggtactaacacccgctggggcaccaacacccgctgggatactaacacccgctggggcaccaacacccgctggggcactaacacccgctggggcaccaaccccggctagggcactaacacccgctggggcaccaacacccgctggggcaccaaccccggctagggcactaacacccgctggggcaccaacccctgctggggcaccaacccctgctggggcaccaaccctcactggggcaccaacaccggctggggcaccaacccctgcttgggcaccaacccctgctggggcaccaaccctcactggggcaccaacaccggctGGGGCACCAACTCCTGCTGGGGCACCAATCCCGGCtagggcactaacacccgctggggcaccaacacccgctggggcaccaacccctgctggggcaccaaccctcactggggcaccaacaccggctGGGGCACCTACcctcgctggggcaccaaccctcgCTTGGGCACCAACACCGGATGGGGCACCAACAccagctggggcaccaacccctgctggggcaccaacaccggctggggcaccaacaccggctGGTGCACCAAGAcaggctggggcaccaacaccggctAGGGCACCAACACCCACTGGGGGCACCaacccccgctggggcaccaaccctcgCTGGGGCACGaacccccgctggggcaccaactctcgctggggcaccaaccctcgCTGGGGCAcctacacccgctggggcaccaacacccgctggggcactaacacccgctggggtactaacacccgctggggcaccaacacccgctggggcaccaacacccactggtgcactaacacccgctggggcactagcacccgctggggcaccaacacccgctggggcactaacacccgctgaggcaccaacacccgctgcggcaccaacacccgctggggcaccaacacccgctggggcaccaacacccgctggggcaccaacacccgctggggcaccaacacccgctggggcaccaaccctcgctggggcactaacactCGCTGGGGAACTAACACCTGCATGGTCACCAACACCCGCTGGGGaactaacacccgctggggcaccaacacccgcttgggcactaacacccgctggggcaccaacacccgctggggcaccaacacccgctggggcaccaactccTGCTGGGGCACTAtcacccgctggggcactaacacccgctggggcaccaacaccgcCTGGGGCCCCAACAccggctggggcaccaacacctgctggggccccaacaccggctggggcaccaacaccagctggggcaccaacaccggctggggcaccaacaacggctggggcaccaacacccgctggggcaccaacacccgctAAGGGGAACCAACAccggctggggcaccaacaccggctggggcaccaacacccgctggggctCCAACAtccgctggggcactaacacccgctaaGGGGAACCAACCCTCGCTGGGGCActtacacccgctggggcaccaacaccggctGGGGCCCCAACACCGGCTGGGGCAGCAACACCCGCTGGgacactaacacccgctggggcaccaacacccgctgaggcactaacacccgctggggcaccaacacccgctggggcactaacacccgctggggcaccaaccccggctggggcactaacacccgctggggcaccaacacccgctggggcactaacacccgctggggcaccaacacccgctggggcactaacacccgctggggcaccaacccccgctGAGCCACCAACCCCtgctggggcaccaaccctctCCTGGGCACCAACACCGGTTGAGGCACCAACcctcgctggggcaccaacctTCGCTTGGGCACCAACAccggctggggcaccaacactggctggggcaccaaccccggctggggcaccaacaccggctggggcaccaacaccggctggggcaccaacccccgctgggccaccaacacccgctggggcaccaacccccgctggggcaccaacccccgctggggcaccaacccccgctggggcaccaacccccgctggggcaccaacccccgctggggcaccaacactcgctggggcaccaacccccgctggggcaccaacccctgctggggcaccaacccccgctggggcaccaacccccgctggggcaccaacccccgctGGAACATCAACCcctgctggggcaccaacacccgctggggcaccaacacccgctggggcaccaacccctgctggggcactaacacccgctggagCACTAACACCTGCAGGGACACCAACACCCGCTGTGGCACTaacccccgctggggcaccaacccccgctggtgcaccaacccccgctggggcaccaacccccgctggggcaccaacccccgctggggcaccaacccctgctggggcaccaacacccgctggggcaccaacacccgctggggcaccaacccctgctggggcactaacacccgctggagCACTAACACCTGCAGGGacaccaacacccgctggggcactaacacccgctggggcaccaacacccgctggggcaccaacacccgctggggcactaacacctgCAGGGacaccaacacccgctggggcactaacacccgctggggcaccaacacccgctggggcaccaacacccgctggggcactaacacctgCTGGGGCACCAACATCCGCTGGGCCACCAACCCCTGCTGGGGC
It encodes:
- the LOC138354587 gene encoding putative per-hexamer repeat protein 5 yields the protein MVTNTRWGTNTRWGTNTRLGTNTRWGTNTRWGTNTRWGTNSCWGTITRWGTNTRWGTNTAWGPNTGWGTNTCWGPNTGWGTNTSWGTNTGWGTNNGWGTNTRWGTNTR
- the LOC138354588 gene encoding MAGE-like protein 2; protein product: MVPQRVLVPQRVIVPQQGLVAQRMLVPQQVLVPQRVLVPQRVLVPQRVLVPQRVLVSLQVLVPQRVLVPQRVLVPQRVLVPQRVLVSLQVLVLQRVLVPQQGLVPQRVLVPQRVLRVLVPQRVLVPQRVLVSQRVLLPQPVLGPQPVLVPQRV